The Geobacillus stearothermophilus ATCC 12980 genome contains a region encoding:
- the manA gene encoding mannose-6-phosphate isomerase, class I codes for MDFEPIFLTPVFQERIWGGTKLAERFGYDIPSSQTGECWAVSAHPHGQTVVARGPFAGMTLGQLWEERRDLFGHFPSDRFPLLTKILDANADLSVQVHPDDEYAKTHEGGELGKTECWYIIDCKPGAELIYGHYAETKEQLRAMMEAGEWERLLRKVPIRPGDFFYVPSGTIHALCEGTLVLETQQSSDTTYRVYDYDRVDSQGRRRELHLDKAIDVTTVPHRDIDIRPHVAEFPGATVTTFVEGDYFGVQKWDVRGAFESEQAKPFLIVSILEGEGELVRKGQTYLLRRGDHFILPHQFGRFTIRGSLQAIASWPRTGK; via the coding sequence ATGGACTTTGAACCGATTTTTCTCACCCCTGTCTTCCAAGAACGGATTTGGGGCGGCACGAAGCTCGCCGAACGATTCGGCTACGACATTCCGTCTTCGCAAACAGGGGAATGCTGGGCGGTGTCCGCCCATCCGCACGGACAGACAGTCGTCGCCCGCGGACCGTTTGCCGGGATGACGCTTGGTCAATTATGGGAGGAACGCCGCGATTTGTTCGGCCACTTCCCGTCTGATCGCTTTCCGCTGTTGACGAAAATTTTGGACGCCAACGCCGACTTGTCCGTCCAAGTCCACCCGGACGATGAATACGCCAAAACGCATGAAGGCGGAGAGCTCGGCAAAACGGAATGTTGGTACATCATCGATTGCAAGCCGGGCGCTGAGCTCATTTACGGCCATTACGCCGAGACGAAGGAGCAGCTGCGCGCCATGATGGAGGCGGGGGAGTGGGAGCGCTTGCTCCGGAAAGTGCCGATCCGCCCGGGCGACTTCTTCTATGTCCCAAGCGGCACGATCCACGCCCTTTGCGAAGGAACACTCGTCCTCGAGACGCAGCAAAGCTCGGACACGACATACCGCGTCTACGACTACGACCGTGTCGACAGCCAAGGGCGCAGGCGGGAGCTTCATCTTGACAAAGCAATAGATGTCACGACTGTCCCGCACCGCGACATCGACATCCGCCCCCATGTCGCCGAATTCCCGGGCGCGACTGTGACGACATTCGTGGAAGGCGACTACTTCGGCGTCCAAAAATGGGACGTCCGCGGCGCGTTCGAATCAGAGCAGGCAAAACCGTTTCTCATCGTCAGCATCCTCGAAGGCGAAGGCGAGCTTGTCCGCAAAGGACAGACATACTTGCTTCGCCGGGGCGACCATTTCATTTTGCCGCATCAATTCGGCCGTTTCACCATTCGCGGCTCCCTCCAGGCGATCGCGTCGTGGCCGCGGACAGGCAAATAA
- a CDS encoding ATP-binding protein produces the protein MNKYTHSFHERANGLADSFILEHYSLSELNFETVSHYREQFARAKPGHPWNSLETKEFLYKIGAWGKLRDSSKEGLTLAGLVMFSEERIITEVLPQYFLEYREYDGAKAAGWAKRFTSQDGTWSGNAYDFYFRVLAELERHVWLEEGRDLLAEALANAIVHADYGEEGGITVEKEDGAFRFANPGRFRLPIEAAMAGQMSNLRNPNIFKMFLLIDVCKRAGSGLKRMHDWQERALVQPVDILQQMNPDRTIVTLCPLLFPAEAGATIETEINESLQQQEQAWIEHGADQHDVDFGSNEANYVNKELNSVIIEQNSVNNSKNSLNREANSVKNEVDSVNIPTCSVNKGENSVNKTPNSVNNAISVDEREEEERNESIDERLWEMAELARRKKRLAPAVMEEMIVRLCCERPLRLKELATLLERTPDGLRTNYLGKLVDEGKIRLKYPDQPNHPRQAYIGVKER, from the coding sequence GTGAATAAATATACACATTCGTTTCATGAACGCGCCAATGGGTTGGCAGACAGCTTTATTTTAGAGCATTACAGCTTGAGCGAGCTCAATTTTGAGACCGTCAGCCATTACCGGGAGCAGTTTGCCCGCGCCAAACCGGGGCATCCATGGAACAGTCTTGAGACGAAAGAGTTTTTATACAAAATCGGCGCTTGGGGCAAGCTGCGCGACAGCAGCAAAGAAGGACTGACGCTCGCCGGACTCGTGATGTTCAGCGAAGAGCGGATCATTACCGAGGTGCTGCCGCAATATTTTTTAGAATACCGGGAATATGACGGTGCAAAGGCGGCAGGATGGGCGAAGCGGTTCACATCGCAGGATGGAACGTGGTCCGGCAACGCCTATGATTTTTATTTCCGCGTGTTGGCGGAGTTGGAGCGCCACGTTTGGCTTGAGGAAGGGCGTGATCTGCTCGCCGAGGCGCTCGCTAATGCCATCGTTCATGCCGATTACGGGGAAGAAGGCGGCATTACCGTTGAAAAAGAGGACGGGGCGTTTCGATTTGCCAACCCGGGCCGGTTCCGCCTGCCAATTGAAGCCGCTATGGCTGGACAAATGAGCAATCTGCGCAATCCGAACATCTTTAAAATGTTTTTGTTGATCGATGTATGCAAACGCGCAGGATCCGGTTTGAAGCGCATGCATGATTGGCAGGAACGGGCGCTTGTCCAGCCGGTCGATATTTTGCAGCAAATGAATCCAGACCGCACGATCGTGACGTTATGCCCATTGTTGTTTCCAGCTGAGGCGGGGGCGACAATTGAAACAGAAATCAATGAATCATTGCAACAGCAAGAACAAGCATGGATAGAACACGGTGCGGATCAACATGACGTGGACTTCGGAAGTAACGAGGCCAACTACGTAAATAAGGAGCTCAACTCCGTTATTATCGAACAAAACTCCGTAAACAACTCGAAAAACTCCTTGAATAGGGAGGCGAACTCCGTAAAAAACGAGGTTGACTCCGTAAATATCCCGACATGCTCCGTTAATAAAGGTGAAAACTCCGTTAATAAAACACCAAACTCCGTAAATAATGCTATATCTGTTGATGAAAGGGAGGAAGAAGAGAGAAACGAGTCGATCGATGAGCGGCTGTGGGAGATGGCAGAACTAGCACGTCGAAAAAAGCGGTTGGCTCCGGCGGTTATGGAAGAGATGATCGTCCGCCTGTGCTGCGAGCGACCGTTGCGGCTGAAAGAGTTGGCGACGCTGTTGGAACGGACGCCGGATGGGCTGCGCACCAACTACTTAGGGAAGCTGGTCGACGAAGGGAAAATCCGATTGAAATACCCGGATCAGCCGAACCACCCGCGCCAGGCGTACATCGGCGTCAAAGAAAGATGA
- a CDS encoding glycerate kinase — MKVVIAPDSFKESLSALEVAEAVERGFRSVFPEAEYVKVPMADGGEGTVQSLVDATGGRIVEVNVTGPLGEPVRAFFGLLGDGKTAVIEMAAASGLHLVPRDRRNPLVTTTRGTGELIRAALDAGATHLIIGIGGSATNDGGAGMVQALGGRLLDEDGRDIGPGGGALAYLQSIDLSGLDPRLENVRIDVACDVDNPLTGPRGASAIFGPQKGATPDMVAVLDQNLTHYADVISRELGKQVGDIPGAGAAGGLGAGLLAFLPAELKRGVDIVIETVQLAERVKGADLVITGEGRIDGQTIFGKTPIGVAKTAKQFGVPVIGIAGSLGDDSAVVLDHGIDALFTIVPGVIPFEKAFEQAEQYVTQTARHIASVYRLGQMKGTSFS; from the coding sequence ATGAAGGTCGTCATTGCCCCAGATTCGTTTAAAGAAAGCCTCTCGGCGCTCGAAGTCGCCGAGGCGGTGGAACGCGGGTTCCGGTCGGTGTTTCCAGAAGCTGAGTACGTGAAAGTGCCGATGGCCGATGGCGGGGAAGGGACGGTGCAGTCGCTTGTTGATGCGACTGGCGGCCGCATCGTGGAAGTGAACGTGACCGGACCGCTCGGTGAGCCGGTGCGGGCGTTTTTTGGCTTGCTCGGCGACGGGAAGACAGCGGTCATCGAGATGGCGGCTGCCTCGGGGCTGCACCTTGTCCCACGCGACCGACGTAATCCGTTGGTGACGACGACACGGGGGACGGGAGAACTGATCCGAGCAGCGCTTGACGCCGGCGCCACTCATTTGATTATCGGCATTGGCGGCAGCGCGACAAACGATGGCGGGGCCGGCATGGTGCAGGCGCTTGGGGGAAGGCTTTTGGACGAAGACGGCCGGGACATCGGTCCGGGAGGCGGAGCGCTCGCTTATTTGCAGTCGATCGACTTGTCCGGGCTCGATCCGCGTCTAGAGAACGTGCGCATTGATGTCGCATGCGATGTCGATAATCCGCTCACCGGACCGAGAGGCGCGTCCGCCATTTTCGGCCCGCAAAAGGGGGCGACACCGGATATGGTCGCGGTTCTCGACCAGAACTTGACGCACTATGCCGACGTCATCAGCCGCGAACTCGGCAAACAAGTCGGCGACATTCCCGGCGCCGGCGCGGCCGGAGGCTTGGGAGCGGGGTTGCTTGCGTTCCTCCCGGCTGAGCTGAAGCGCGGCGTTGATATTGTGATCGAGACGGTTCAGCTCGCGGAGCGCGTCAAAGGCGCCGATTTAGTCATTACCGGTGAAGGACGGATCGACGGACAGACGATATTCGGAAAAACGCCGATCGGTGTCGCCAAAACGGCGAAGCAGTTCGGCGTCCCGGTCATCGGCATCGCCGGTTCGTTAGGCGACGACAGTGCGGTCGTCTTAGACCATGGCATTGACGCCCTCTTTACAATTGTTCCCGGCGTCATTCCGTTTGAGAAAGCGTTCGAGCAGGCGGAACAGTATGTGACGCAAACGGCGCGGCATATTGCCTCTGTGTATCGTCTCGGTCAAATGAAAGGGACATCTTTCTCCTAA
- a CDS encoding TrmH family RNA methyltransferase produces MEERDMKTFLAQLQQEGLLTEQTRPVWEMILPKRLKRMYDVLNERTRYITVLIEAVDDPHNQAAVLRTAEAFGVQDIHIVTGKAPFSPNRLVTRHADQWLTLHRQPDIETAINDLKQQGYQVYASYLGEGTIPLSDIDVSKPTALLFGNEHSGVSDEALKLADGTFVIPMYGFVQSFNISVAAALALYDVTERARRQAGTRYYLSSNEKKALYQQWMWQTLNPRIRKQLELQGYTI; encoded by the coding sequence ATGGAAGAACGGGACATGAAGACGTTTCTTGCCCAGCTGCAGCAAGAAGGGCTGCTGACCGAGCAGACGCGTCCGGTTTGGGAAATGATTTTGCCGAAACGATTAAAACGAATGTATGACGTTCTTAACGAGCGCACCCGTTATATTACGGTTTTGATTGAAGCGGTCGACGACCCGCACAATCAGGCAGCGGTGCTGCGGACAGCCGAGGCGTTCGGCGTTCAAGACATCCATATCGTCACGGGAAAAGCGCCATTTTCGCCAAACCGGCTCGTGACGCGCCATGCTGACCAATGGCTGACGCTTCACCGGCAGCCTGATATCGAAACCGCCATCAACGACTTAAAACAGCAAGGGTATCAAGTGTATGCCAGCTATCTTGGCGAGGGGACGATTCCTCTTTCCGACATCGATGTATCCAAACCGACGGCGCTTTTATTTGGCAACGAACATAGCGGCGTATCCGATGAGGCGCTGAAACTCGCAGACGGGACGTTCGTCATCCCGATGTACGGCTTCGTCCAAAGCTTTAACATTTCCGTTGCCGCGGCGCTGGCGCTGTACGATGTGACTGAGCGCGCGCGCCGCCAAGCCGGAACGCGCTATTATTTATCGTCGAATGAGAAAAAAGCGCTCTACCAACAATGGATGTGGCAAACGTTGAATCCGCGCATCCGCAAACAGCTTGAGCTGCAAGGGTATACCATTTAA